A DNA window from Aythya fuligula isolate bAytFul2 chromosome 4, bAytFul2.pri, whole genome shotgun sequence contains the following coding sequences:
- the PCDH10 gene encoding protocadherin-10 isoform X5, which produces MVVLFLLALLWMVEGALCQLHYTVQEEQEHGTFVGNIAEDLGLDITKLSARRFQTAPNSRSPYLELNLETGVLYVNEKIDREQICKQSPSCLLHLEVFLENPLELFRVEIEVLDINDNPPSFPEPDLTVEISESATPGTRFPLESAFDPDVGTNSLRTYEITPNSYFSLDVQTQGDGNRFAELVLDQPLDREQQAVHRYVLTAVDGGQPQQRTGTALLTVRVLDSNDNVPAFEQPVYTVSLPENSPPGTLVLQLNASDPDEGQNGEVIYSFSSHISARARELFGIAPRTGRLEVSGELDYEESSVYQVYVQAKDLGPNAVPAHCKVLVRVLDANDNAPEISFSTVKEAVSEAAAPGTVVALFSVSDRDSEENGQVQCELLQGDAPFRLKSSFKNYYTIVTEGPLDREQPGGDAYTLTVVARDGGRPPLSTSKSIQVRVSDVNDNAPRFSQPVYQVFVSENNVPGAYIYAVSATDRDQGANARLAYSILESQIQGMSVFTYVSINAENGFLYALRSFDYEQLKEFSFQVEARDAGEEPRPLAANATVNIVVVDQNDNAPAIVSPVPGRNGTPARELLPRGAEPGYLVSRVAAVDADDGDNARLTYSIARGNEASLFRMDWRSGELRTARRVPAKRDPQRPYELLVEVRDHGQPPLSSTAAIQVVLVDGAAERPGGGGGGGGQGAGAGAGGGGAGGEHRPSRSGGDASLDLTLILIIALGSVSFVFLLAMIVLAVRCQKEKKLNIYTCLASDCCLGCCCCCPCCSRQARARKKKLSKSDIMLVQSSNVPSNPAQVPAEEAGSFGSHHHNQNYCYQVCLTPESAKTDLMFLKPCSPSRSTDAEHNPCGAIVTGYADQQPDIISNGSILSSETKHQRAELSYLVDRPRRVNSSAFQEADIVSSKDSGHGDSEQGDSDHDATNRGQSSGMDLFSNCTEECKALGHSDRCWMPSFVPSDGRQAADYRSNLHVPGMDSVPDTEVFETPEAQPGAERSFSTFGKEKALHNTLERKELDGLLSNTRAPYKPPYLN; this is translated from the exons ATGGTCGTGCTATTCCTCCTCGCCTTGCTCTGGATGGTGGAGGGGGCCCTTTGCCAGCTCCATTACAcggtgcaggaggagcaggagcatgGCACGTTCGTGGGAAATATCGCCGAGGACCTGGGCTTGGACATTACAAAACTTTCGGCTCGCCGCTTCCAGACGGCGCCCAACTCCCGCAGCCCTTACCTGGAGCTCAACCTGGAGACCGGGGTGCTCTACGTGAACGAGAAGATCGACCGGGAGCAGATCTGCAAGCAgagcccctcctgcctgctgcacctGGAGGTCTTCCTGGAGAACCCCCTGGAGCTGTTCCGGGTGGAGATCGAGGTGCTGGACATCAACGACAACCCGCCCTCCTTCCCGGAGCCCGACCTCACGGTGGAGATCTCGGAGAGCGCCACGCCGGGCACCCGCTTTCCCCTGGAGAGCGCCTTCGACCCCGACGTGGGCACCAACTCGCTGCGCACCTACGAGATCACCCCCAACAGTTACTTCTCCCTCGACGTGCAGACGCAGGGCGACGGCAACCGCTTCGCCGAGCTGGTGCTGGACCAGCCGCTGGACCGCGAGCAGCAAGCCGTGCACCGCTACGTGCTGACGGCGGTGGACggcgggcagccccagcagcgcaCCGGCACCGCCCTGCTCACCGTGCGGGTGCTGGACTCCAACGACAACGTCCCCGCCTTCGAGCAGCCCGTCTACACCGTGTCGCTGCCCGAGAACTCGCCTCCCGGCaccctggtgctgcagctcaACGCCAGCGACCCCGACGAGGGGCAGAACGGCGAGGTCATCTATTCCTTCAGCAGCCACATCTCGGCCCGCGCCCGGGAGCTCTTCGGCATCGCGCCGCGCACCGGGCGGCTGGAGGTGAGCGGCGAGCTGGACTACGAGGAGAGCAGCGTGTACCAGGTGTACGTGCAAGCCAAGGACCTGGGGCCCAACGCCGTGCCGGCGCACTGCAAGGTGCTGGTGCGGGTGCTGGACGCCAACGACAACGCGCCCGAGATCAGCTTCTCCACCGTCAAGGAGGCGGTGAgcgaggcggcggcgccgggcaCCGTGGTGGCCCTCTTCAGCGTGTCGGACCGCGACTCGGAGGAGAACGGGCAGGTGCAGTgcgagctgctgcagggcgACGCGCCCTTCCGCCTCAAGAGCTCCTTCAAGAACTACTACACCATCGTCACCGAGGGGCCGCTCGACCGCGAGCAGCCGGGCGGCGACGCCTACACGCTGACGGTGGTGGCTCGGGACGGCGGCCGGCCGCCGCTCAGCACCAGCAAGTCCATCCAGGTGCGGGTGAGCGACGTGAACGACAACGCGCCGCGCTTCTCGCAGCCCGTCTACCAGGTCTTCGTCAGCGAGAACAACGTGCCCGGCGCCTACATCTACGCCGTCAGCGCCACCGACCGCGACCAGGGCGCCAACGCGCGGCTCGCCTACTCCATCCTGGAGAGCCAGATCCAGGGCATGTCCGTCTTCACCTACGTCTCCATCAACGCCGAGAACGGCTTCCTCTACGCGCTGCGCTCCTTCGACTATGAGCAGCTCAAGGAGTTCAGCTTCCAGGTAGAGGCCCGCGACGCCGGCGAGGAGCCGCGCCCGCTGGCCGCCAACGCCACCGTCAACATCGTGGTGGTGGACCAGAACGACAACGCGCCCGCCATCGTCAGCCCCGTGCCGGGCCGCAACGGCACCCCGgcgagggagctgctgccccgcGGCGCCGAGCCGGGCTACCTGGTGAGCCGGGTGGCCGCCGTGGACGCCGACGACGGCGACAACGCGCGCCTCACCTACAGCATCGCGCGGGGCAACGAGGCCAGCCTCTTCCGCATGGACTGGCGCAGCGGCGAGCTCCGCACGGCGCGCAGGGTGCCGGCCAAGCGCGACCCGCAGCGCCCCTACGAGCTGCTCGTCGAGGTGCGCGACCACGGGCAGCCGCCGCTCTCCTCCACCGCCGCCATCCAGGTGGTGCTGGTGGACGGCGCGGCCGAGCGGCccggcggaggcggcggcggcggcgggcagggagccggggcgggcgcggggggcggcggggcaggcGGCGAGCACCGTCCCAGCCGCTCCGGGGGGGACGCGTCGCTCGACCTCACCCTCATCCTCATCATCGCGCTGGGCTCCGTGTCCTTCGTCTTCCTGCTGGCCATGATCGTGCTGGCCGTGCGCTGCCAGAAGGAGAAGAAGCTCAACATCTACACCTGCCTGGCCAGCGactgctgcctgggctgctgctgctgctgcccctgctgcagccgcCAAGCGCGGGCCCGCAAGAAGAAGCTCAGCAAGTCGGACATCATGCTGGTGCAGAGCTCCAACGTGCCCAGCAACCCGGCGCAGGTGCCGGCCGAGGAGGCGGGCAGCTTCGGCTCCCACCACCACAACCAGAACTACTGCTACCAGGTCTGCCTCACCCCCGAGTCCGCCAAGACCGACCTGATGTTCCTcaagccctgcagcccctcccgCAGCACCGACGCCGAGCACAACCCCTGCGGGGCCATCGTCACCGGTTATGCCGACCAGCAGCCCGACATCATCTCCAACGGCAGCATCCTCTCCAGCGAG acGAAACATCAGCGTGCTGAGCTCAGTTATCTAGTTGACAGACCCCGACGGGTAAACAG TTCTGCATTCCAGGAAGCAGACATAGTAAGCTCTAAGGACAGTGGTCATGGAGACAGTGAGCAAGGAGACAGTGATCATGATGCCACTAATCGAGGTCAATCCTCTG GCATGGATCTCTTCTCCAATTGCACAGAGGAATGTAAAGCACTGGGCCACTCAGATCGGTGCTGGATGCCTTCCTTTGTCCCATCTGATGGACGCCAAGCTGCAGATTACCGCAGCAATCTGCACGTACCTGGCATGGACTCCGTTCCAGACACTGAAGTGTTTGAAACACCAGAAGCCCAGCCGGGGGCAGAAaggtccttctccaccttcGGCAAAGAGAAGGCCCTTCACAACACTCTGGAGAGGAAGGAGTTGGATGGACTGCTGTCTAATACACGAGCGCCTTACAAACCACCATATTTGA
- the PCDH10 gene encoding protocadherin-10 isoform X2 has translation MVVLFLLALLWMVEGALCQLHYTVQEEQEHGTFVGNIAEDLGLDITKLSARRFQTAPNSRSPYLELNLETGVLYVNEKIDREQICKQSPSCLLHLEVFLENPLELFRVEIEVLDINDNPPSFPEPDLTVEISESATPGTRFPLESAFDPDVGTNSLRTYEITPNSYFSLDVQTQGDGNRFAELVLDQPLDREQQAVHRYVLTAVDGGQPQQRTGTALLTVRVLDSNDNVPAFEQPVYTVSLPENSPPGTLVLQLNASDPDEGQNGEVIYSFSSHISARARELFGIAPRTGRLEVSGELDYEESSVYQVYVQAKDLGPNAVPAHCKVLVRVLDANDNAPEISFSTVKEAVSEAAAPGTVVALFSVSDRDSEENGQVQCELLQGDAPFRLKSSFKNYYTIVTEGPLDREQPGGDAYTLTVVARDGGRPPLSTSKSIQVRVSDVNDNAPRFSQPVYQVFVSENNVPGAYIYAVSATDRDQGANARLAYSILESQIQGMSVFTYVSINAENGFLYALRSFDYEQLKEFSFQVEARDAGEEPRPLAANATVNIVVVDQNDNAPAIVSPVPGRNGTPARELLPRGAEPGYLVSRVAAVDADDGDNARLTYSIARGNEASLFRMDWRSGELRTARRVPAKRDPQRPYELLVEVRDHGQPPLSSTAAIQVVLVDGAAERPGGGGGGGGQGAGAGAGGGGAGGEHRPSRSGGDASLDLTLILIIALGSVSFVFLLAMIVLAVRCQKEKKLNIYTCLASDCCLGCCCCCPCCSRQARARKKKLSKSDIMLVQSSNVPSNPAQVPAEEAGSFGSHHHNQNYCYQVCLTPESAKTDLMFLKPCSPSRSTDAEHNPCGAIVTGYADQQPDIISNGSILSSETKHQRAELSYLVDRPRRVNSSAFQEADIVSSKDSGHGDSEQGDSDHDATNRGQSSGMDLFSNCTEECKALGHSDRCWMPSFVPSDGRQAADYRSNLHVPGMDSVPDTEVFETPEAQPGAERSFSTFGKEKALHNTLERKELDGLLSNTRAPYKPPYLKHGSQQSNLPHPTSPSPSRVSHPLPGYTTTKARKRIC, from the exons ATGGTCGTGCTATTCCTCCTCGCCTTGCTCTGGATGGTGGAGGGGGCCCTTTGCCAGCTCCATTACAcggtgcaggaggagcaggagcatgGCACGTTCGTGGGAAATATCGCCGAGGACCTGGGCTTGGACATTACAAAACTTTCGGCTCGCCGCTTCCAGACGGCGCCCAACTCCCGCAGCCCTTACCTGGAGCTCAACCTGGAGACCGGGGTGCTCTACGTGAACGAGAAGATCGACCGGGAGCAGATCTGCAAGCAgagcccctcctgcctgctgcacctGGAGGTCTTCCTGGAGAACCCCCTGGAGCTGTTCCGGGTGGAGATCGAGGTGCTGGACATCAACGACAACCCGCCCTCCTTCCCGGAGCCCGACCTCACGGTGGAGATCTCGGAGAGCGCCACGCCGGGCACCCGCTTTCCCCTGGAGAGCGCCTTCGACCCCGACGTGGGCACCAACTCGCTGCGCACCTACGAGATCACCCCCAACAGTTACTTCTCCCTCGACGTGCAGACGCAGGGCGACGGCAACCGCTTCGCCGAGCTGGTGCTGGACCAGCCGCTGGACCGCGAGCAGCAAGCCGTGCACCGCTACGTGCTGACGGCGGTGGACggcgggcagccccagcagcgcaCCGGCACCGCCCTGCTCACCGTGCGGGTGCTGGACTCCAACGACAACGTCCCCGCCTTCGAGCAGCCCGTCTACACCGTGTCGCTGCCCGAGAACTCGCCTCCCGGCaccctggtgctgcagctcaACGCCAGCGACCCCGACGAGGGGCAGAACGGCGAGGTCATCTATTCCTTCAGCAGCCACATCTCGGCCCGCGCCCGGGAGCTCTTCGGCATCGCGCCGCGCACCGGGCGGCTGGAGGTGAGCGGCGAGCTGGACTACGAGGAGAGCAGCGTGTACCAGGTGTACGTGCAAGCCAAGGACCTGGGGCCCAACGCCGTGCCGGCGCACTGCAAGGTGCTGGTGCGGGTGCTGGACGCCAACGACAACGCGCCCGAGATCAGCTTCTCCACCGTCAAGGAGGCGGTGAgcgaggcggcggcgccgggcaCCGTGGTGGCCCTCTTCAGCGTGTCGGACCGCGACTCGGAGGAGAACGGGCAGGTGCAGTgcgagctgctgcagggcgACGCGCCCTTCCGCCTCAAGAGCTCCTTCAAGAACTACTACACCATCGTCACCGAGGGGCCGCTCGACCGCGAGCAGCCGGGCGGCGACGCCTACACGCTGACGGTGGTGGCTCGGGACGGCGGCCGGCCGCCGCTCAGCACCAGCAAGTCCATCCAGGTGCGGGTGAGCGACGTGAACGACAACGCGCCGCGCTTCTCGCAGCCCGTCTACCAGGTCTTCGTCAGCGAGAACAACGTGCCCGGCGCCTACATCTACGCCGTCAGCGCCACCGACCGCGACCAGGGCGCCAACGCGCGGCTCGCCTACTCCATCCTGGAGAGCCAGATCCAGGGCATGTCCGTCTTCACCTACGTCTCCATCAACGCCGAGAACGGCTTCCTCTACGCGCTGCGCTCCTTCGACTATGAGCAGCTCAAGGAGTTCAGCTTCCAGGTAGAGGCCCGCGACGCCGGCGAGGAGCCGCGCCCGCTGGCCGCCAACGCCACCGTCAACATCGTGGTGGTGGACCAGAACGACAACGCGCCCGCCATCGTCAGCCCCGTGCCGGGCCGCAACGGCACCCCGgcgagggagctgctgccccgcGGCGCCGAGCCGGGCTACCTGGTGAGCCGGGTGGCCGCCGTGGACGCCGACGACGGCGACAACGCGCGCCTCACCTACAGCATCGCGCGGGGCAACGAGGCCAGCCTCTTCCGCATGGACTGGCGCAGCGGCGAGCTCCGCACGGCGCGCAGGGTGCCGGCCAAGCGCGACCCGCAGCGCCCCTACGAGCTGCTCGTCGAGGTGCGCGACCACGGGCAGCCGCCGCTCTCCTCCACCGCCGCCATCCAGGTGGTGCTGGTGGACGGCGCGGCCGAGCGGCccggcggaggcggcggcggcggcgggcagggagccggggcgggcgcggggggcggcggggcaggcGGCGAGCACCGTCCCAGCCGCTCCGGGGGGGACGCGTCGCTCGACCTCACCCTCATCCTCATCATCGCGCTGGGCTCCGTGTCCTTCGTCTTCCTGCTGGCCATGATCGTGCTGGCCGTGCGCTGCCAGAAGGAGAAGAAGCTCAACATCTACACCTGCCTGGCCAGCGactgctgcctgggctgctgctgctgctgcccctgctgcagccgcCAAGCGCGGGCCCGCAAGAAGAAGCTCAGCAAGTCGGACATCATGCTGGTGCAGAGCTCCAACGTGCCCAGCAACCCGGCGCAGGTGCCGGCCGAGGAGGCGGGCAGCTTCGGCTCCCACCACCACAACCAGAACTACTGCTACCAGGTCTGCCTCACCCCCGAGTCCGCCAAGACCGACCTGATGTTCCTcaagccctgcagcccctcccgCAGCACCGACGCCGAGCACAACCCCTGCGGGGCCATCGTCACCGGTTATGCCGACCAGCAGCCCGACATCATCTCCAACGGCAGCATCCTCTCCAGCGAG acGAAACATCAGCGTGCTGAGCTCAGTTATCTAGTTGACAGACCCCGACGGGTAAACAG TTCTGCATTCCAGGAAGCAGACATAGTAAGCTCTAAGGACAGTGGTCATGGAGACAGTGAGCAAGGAGACAGTGATCATGATGCCACTAATCGAGGTCAATCCTCTG GCATGGATCTCTTCTCCAATTGCACAGAGGAATGTAAAGCACTGGGCCACTCAGATCGGTGCTGGATGCCTTCCTTTGTCCCATCTGATGGACGCCAAGCTGCAGATTACCGCAGCAATCTGCACGTACCTGGCATGGACTCCGTTCCAGACACTGAAGTGTTTGAAACACCAGAAGCCCAGCCGGGGGCAGAAaggtccttctccaccttcGGCAAAGAGAAGGCCCTTCACAACACTCTGGAGAGGAAGGAGTTGGATGGACTGCTGTCTAATACACGAGCGCCTTACAAACCACCATATTTGA